The DNA region TAGCCCATCGAATCGTTAATAGTGTTCCGTAAAATTTCGCGGAGTTCTAGTACAATCAGACGTAGTATGTCACTCGAAAAGTAGGTCAACTATGGATATAATCATGACAGGCGACGAGTCTCCGCTCAACAGTTAGTCCACCTGATGTACATGTGCCCTCTTTATACGATGTATCTACCAAACACTCCTGGAACGTCTTGCAAAACATAAACTCTGAACTACTCTTTACAGTCCCGCTAAAAATGAACATTCTTGTGCGCGCCTTAGCAAGCAATCATCCCAACctcacagcagcaagaagcaACTCCATGAAAGCAACACTGCTCTCAATCATGTTCAGCCTGTGCTGCTCCTGAGTCGGGTAGAACAAGCACTCAGCCTGGTAATTCCactccccaaactccacccCAATCCCATAcactttcttcttcttcggatCCAAAGCTGCCCTGACAAGGCCCTGGTCCGCGGAGCAGCCACTGCTGGGATACAaatgaggagcttgaagTGACCGGTAAAAGCGTCCCGTCGAGTCTGTCATTCCACCCGCAACCCTCGCGGCTGCTAGCGTCAGAGCATCCCAGTCCTTCTGCTCCAAGAATTCCTTGTACTCGAAACCTGACCTATCTGGCACCACACCTCTCTTCTCGTCAAAGGTCTTGTTCTGCCAGTTCTGGGCCCTATCCACAGCCTGGTTCGAATCGTGACACCATCCGTACAGCACCAACGTTGCCGGCGAGTGTAGGTCCAGGAACCACCCAAGGTCAGGAAACTGGTCGAGTGTCCAGTCAACATTCTTCGTCTCCGGCTCCGACAGCGGTCCAGTACCGTGATAAATCTCGCTGTTCGGGTCGTCAGAGGAGGGGTCAACTCCAGGCGCGAAAGCCTCGGTGAAGTTCCAAACCGGCGCAAAGTTGCGGTTCAAGTCCACACCAACCGACACAGGCTCTCCATCAATCGCCCTATCTAGGTTGCGATTCTTGCGCCAGCAAGAGTCGGTCGCTTGATCGAAAGCCAGTCCATCTGGGTTGACAACagggatgatgacgatgcccAGTGACAAAGCCGACTGGACCTGGGCCGCGGAATACGACATGCCACCATACACCAATCCCTTCTTATCCTTTGCAGCACGAAGGAGGTCAGAAATGAAATAAATCAAATGATCTGGCCCACCTCTCTCACGCGAGTGAATACCGCTCTCGAGAAGAACCTTGTACCCGTTGTTCCCCTTCTTGCCACTCCCACCAACCCTGGCACCATACATGGCCCTGTTCTCGTACGTCTTGTACGGCATCTCAAAGTACTGGACTTTGTCCTTGCCATACAGTTTGGCAAGGCCAAACAGGGCAGACTTGATCTCTTCgctgttgaggatggtgtcgaAGGTGGCATTGGCGTTGTAACCGAGACCgatgggggcggtggtgccgttCTGGAAGCGGTCACCAACAGCGACGGGAACGGTGCCGAGGTTGGCTTGACGGCGATTGATGGTGCCTCTGGCAAGGTGGGCTTTGAGGTCGATGATGTGGCCGCCGTGCCGCTCCTGCTCAGTGAGACAGGCTTCGGTCGCCACGaggtgggcgaggaaggttATGAGGGTGGATGGCTTCATCTTGACAGGTACATGAAGGCGGTGATGAGAGAGTGACCAATTCGACGGTTGAAGGTTTAGTTGAATGGGCGGTTTTTTCCTAGCTACTTTTCTCTCTGAGATCTGGGACACCACT from Podospora pseudocomata strain CBS 415.72m chromosome 3, whole genome shotgun sequence includes:
- a CDS encoding hypothetical protein (COG:O; EggNog:ENOG503PBB2; MEROPS:MER0011254); this encodes MKPSTLITFLAHLVATEACLTEQERHGGHIIDLKAHLARGTINRRQANLGTVPVAVGDRFQNGTTAPIGLGYNANATFDTILNSEEIKSALFGLAKLYGKDKVQYFEMPYKTYENRAMYGARVGGSGKKGNNGYKVLLESGIHSRERGGPDHLIYFISDLLRAAKDKKGLVYGGMSYSAAQVQSALSLGIVIIPVVNPDGLAFDQATDSCWRKNRNLDRAIDGEPVSVGVDLNRNFAPVWNFTEAFAPGVDPSSDDPNSEIYHGTGPLSEPETKNVDWTLDQFPDLGWFLDLHSPATLVLYGWCHDSNQAVDRAQNWQNKTFDEKRGVVPDRSGFEYKEFLEQKDWDALTLAAARVAGGMTDSTGRFYRSLQAPHLYPSSGCSADQGLVRAALDPKKKKVYGIGVEFGEWNYQAECLFYPTQEQHRLNMIESSVAFMELLLAAVRLG